TTGTCTGACTCCGTGCTATCGGATGATACGATTGATCTCCAGCGTTCATGAGATAGACGAGTGGCTGGAGAAGTATTGCAGCCTCTGGCCCAACAATGCTCGCGCCAATAATCTTTCTTGTCGTCGACTCAACGATCACTTTTACGAAGCCATTTTCTTCGGCCATAGCGTAGCCTTTAGCGCAGCTGGAATACATGTTGATTCCTATGAGAATATCATATCCGCGTTTCACCGCTTCAGCTTCGGTCAAGCCAACACTTGCGACTTGGGGATAACAGAAAATGGCATGGGGAACGGCATGCTCATCGACTGCGATTTTTTTCGTCCCAAAAGCATTATTCCATGCGATCTCACTCTCATAATTTGCCGTGTGACGGTACATATTTCTGCCGATGACGTCACCGAACGCCCACACACCCGGAACGTTTGTTTCGAGGAACTCGTTGACGACAATATACCCCTTGTCATCAAGTGCAATGCCGCTCGACTCAGCACGGACTAAATCCGCGTTACTTCTTACTCCAGTCGCGACAAGAATTTTCTCCGCCTCGACCTCATTCCTTGCGCTGGTCTCACGATCCTTGAAAATGATTGTATGCCGTTTTCTTCCTCTGTTGATCTTGATGACTTCCTGATTAACTCTGATATCAAGAAAACGTGACATCTCTTTGAGAACGAGTGCGCTCACCTCAGGTTCCTCTTTCGGTAAAAGACGAGGGTTTCGGCCAATGATTGTCACAGCGGTTCCGAAAGCAGAAAAGAAGTGAGCAAATTCGCACGCCTTATAACCTCCTCCGAGAATAACAAGACTTTTTGGCAAACGATCGATATCAAAGATCGTTTCGGATGTAAGATAACCAGCATCTTCAAGGCCGGGAATTTCTGGAACGCGTGTTCTCGCACCACATGCGATCATGATTTTCTCAGCGCGGATTTTCTCATCACCGACCTGCAGCATTTTCCGATCGATGAAATATCCAGTCATATGATAGAAATCGAGTCCTTCATCGGCTTCAACTGCTCTTTCCATCTGTTGGCGATCATGGAGAATAAGATTCCACATTCTCTTTCTGACGAGCTCGAAATCGGTATGAGTCACTTCAGCCCTGACTCCTACTTTATGTGAATCTTCTATTAATCGAATGACATCAGCAGGATAAGTCCATATCTTGCTAGGAATACAACCGCGATTGAGGCATGTACCACCAAGCGGTCCGTTTTCGATGAGAGCAACGCGCAAACCTATTCGACGCGCGCGATCGACGATATTCATGCCAGCGCCAGAACCAATGACGATAAGATCATATTCTCTAACCATACTGATTATCGAATAATGAACCGCATGCGTTATATTTCTTTTCCGATGGAAAATTTATGATAAAGCAATCCCCATGATTGGCTCCCTATTCTCCTATCTTCTCCCTCTTATTGAAAGAACAAGTATCATCGCTGCAAGCCAGATAAGAAAGACCGCAATGAGTACAGGTATATTCCCAGGAAACCACCCGTTTGCCAGCCACAATATTCCTGCGATCAAAGCAAGACAACCCCAGAAAACAAAATACGATGTAATCGAGTCGATTCGCTTATACTCCGTTTTGATAGCGATCAAGATACCGAGTATAATGATAAACACACCACACTCAACGAGCAATATTGGAATCAATAGGAGCCAATCGCCAAGGTACCACGCAATGAGTTCTGCAATCGCCAGTGCAACTAGAAAAAAGACGAAAATCAGCGTACCGTAAGCGATCCTGCGCGAGTCCCAAACCATCTACAATGCCTCGCCCTTCAGGTGGCATGCGAAAAATACACCCCCATGTTTCCGTAGGGCAGTATTTTCGCTCTCCCTTCCATGATGAATTCTGTTGTGCGACTATTTAAGTTTCTCTCAAAAATATTCTTCGTACTGAATTTGTTGTACCCAGTATGATTATCGATCCAACCATCCGCACTCAAGTGAACAATTTGATCACATTTCAAAAAGGATGGATACACTAATCTGATGATGCAGCTGCAAACGAGAAAGTTTATGCTCTATCTGCTAACCAGAGGGCAAACAACAAAGTTTGAAATAGTTCGGAAAAGCATATATTAGTTTACTATCTGAAATTTTGACTTATGATACACAAAACTAATGATTCCATTTCGTAAACATCTAGCTTTTTTTGAACCTTTCACGAAAAAAGTCACAATTGAACTATGGATCGATTCTTGGAATAATAACGGTGCGACAAACAAATATTGGGATAATTAAGAGTCACTCGTCCACATGTGTTAGTGCTTAGCCGACATGATTCAAAAGTCCTTCATTTGACTGACGCCAAGGTGCAAAAGGTGTCGAGAATCATTGAGCGATGATTTTTGGACACATCCATATTCAAGCCGGAATGTCGAGATCGCACATGTATCATGTTTGATCATATTCATTTTTTCCAGATCCATTCCTAAGAGAGCTAATGTGATAAGCTTAATCGGAATCCGATGGGAAACGATCAACACCGTCTCCTGTTCTCCCAAGGCCATGAGACGATTCAAAAAATCCCGAGTCCGATTCCATACGTCAATAAGGCTTTCTCCGCCAGGAAATTTCACCTTTTCAGGATGCGAATTCCACTCTTCAATCAATTTTGGGTAACGCAATTTTGCTTCATCCTCAGATAAGCCCTGAAGAAGGCCGTAATTGATGTCGATGAGATCTTCATCCGCAAAAACCTGGAGCGAATGCGGTTTTGCGATGATCTCAGCGGTCTTCATCGCACGAAGAAGAGGACTGCTATAGACAGAAGAAATCGCATGATTTTTCAGCACTTCTGCCGTCGCCGCTGCCTGGGCTAAT
This region of Methanomassiliicoccales archaeon genomic DNA includes:
- a CDS encoding dihydrolipoyl dehydrogenase; protein product: MVREYDLIVIGSGAGMNIVDRARRIGLRVALIENGPLGGTCLNRGCIPSKIWTYPADVIRLIEDSHKVGVRAEVTHTDFELVRKRMWNLILHDRQQMERAVEADEGLDFYHMTGYFIDRKMLQVGDEKIRAEKIMIACGARTRVPEIPGLEDAGYLTSETIFDIDRLPKSLVILGGGYKACEFAHFFSAFGTAVTIIGRNPRLLPKEEPEVSALVLKEMSRFLDIRVNQEVIKINRGRKRHTIIFKDRETSARNEVEAEKILVATGVRSNADLVRAESSGIALDDKGYIVVNEFLETNVPGVWAFGDVIGRNMYRHTANYESEIAWNNAFGTKKIAVDEHAVPHAIFCYPQVASVGLTEAEAVKRGYDILIGINMYSSCAKGYAMAEENGFVKVIVESTTRKIIGASIVGPEAAILLQPLVYLMNAGDQSYHPIARSQTIHPALSEAVVGAFGRLHPHGQHDHSHE
- a CDS encoding histidine phosphatase family protein, which translates into the protein MDLILVRHGETDWNRNLVFRGRIDIPLNETGLAQAAATAEVLKNHAISSVYSSPLLRAMKTAEIIAKPHSLQVFADEDLIDINYGLLQGLSEDEAKLRYPKLIEEWNSHPEKVKFPGGESLIDVWNRTRDFLNRLMALGEQETVLIVSHRIPIKLITLALLGMDLEKMNMIKHDTCAISTFRLEYGCVQKSSLNDSRHLLHLGVSQMKDF